CCAGGACCTGAGCGATCTCGGCAAAGGGATCGCTACCAGTCAGAGAAGGACGTTGACTGGCAGTCTGATCATCCCCCAGCAGCCGTTGGCAAATGGTTTTCCGGTCGGCGGTCAACCAGACCACCAACCCGGAAGCCTTTACCCGAGGCCAGAGATCCTGATTAAGAATCACCCCACCGCCAGTGCTGATGACCACATCCCGCCAGCCGAGAAGCTCCTCGAGCAACTCCCTCTCCAGTCTTCTGAAATAAGACCAACCTTGATCAGCCACCATTTCACTGATACTCCGCCCCTGCCGCTGTTCCACCTCATGATCCATATCAATAAAACGGAGACCAAGATGGGTCGCAAGCTCTTGACCAACAGTGGTCTTGCCAGTAGCTCGATAACCGATAAGTATAATATTTTTAGACATACTGTATTTACGCCGATTCGCTAAGTCCTGTCAATACTCTGGAGTAACTCTTCCAACAATGATGGTCTCATAAAATAGACACAGATTTCAAAAAGTCCGGAATCCTGCGGACAGGCGGCTTGACCCAAACTGCATACTATAAAGATAAAACCTCATCCCACGGCACGGTTGCTGGATCTGCTATTCCATGCCCTTTTCGAGACTATCAACAACAGAATTGAAAAATTCATTGACGCGACCTCATCAATAATGCTAATAGACACAGCACATCAAATGAAATTGTTCGGGGCGTAGCGCAGCCTGGTTAGCGCGCCTGCCTTGGGAGCAGGAGGTCGAGAGTTCGAATCCCTCCGCCCCGACCATTTTTTTGCTTGGAAGATCAAGTTGTTGCCAAAGGGTTACAGTCTATCTGTAGCCCTTTTTTTGTTGCCTTTTTTTGACGGGGTACCAATCGGGGTACCAATTTGACGCCGCTTGAAAATAACCCAGGTCATAAAAAAACCGCCTCCCCCAGAAGAGAAAGCGGCCTTGTTTTCTCTTTTTACCTTTTTTAATTTCATGAAGCAAATTTCACCATTCCTGTCAATTCCTTCACTTCCCGCAGAAGAGCCGAAAGCATCTCCCGGTCCGCTTTCGCCTCCTTGGTAAAGCGGCCATGCTTGTACCTCCCGTGGTCCTTGCCTGATTTACTCTTGCCGCCATGAAGTCTACACCGCCCGTTCATCATGGCGGGTTGGCGGCAGGTGCCTCCTTTGCGTGTTCTTGCGCCACAGTGAACCCGTGGCATGGGGTAACAAACATTTTCCATGCTTACCCCTCCCCCCCGCCCAAGCGTTCCACGTTGCCCACAATCGCCTGACCACCTTCGTTGACCGTCACATGGTGAACGGTGACTTTCTGTTCTCCTCCGGTACGGTAACGCTTCAACGTCTCCATCTGGGT
The genomic region above belongs to Desulfobulbaceae bacterium and contains:
- a CDS encoding shikimate kinase, with product MSKNIILIGYRATGKTTVGQELATHLGLRFIDMDHEVEQRQGRSISEMVADQGWSYFRRLERELLEELLGWRDVVISTGGGVILNQDLWPRVKASGLVVWLTADRKTICQRLLGDDQTASQRPSLTGSDPFAEIAQVLAQREPLYRAGSHLEVDTGCLGLDEIISLIVNRVRELYPMTEGITGTTGIDE